Proteins found in one Luteimonas chenhongjianii genomic segment:
- a CDS encoding AraC family transcriptional regulator — MSAHPSFNHWFAQGQQATYVRTHKSPGGILQLLEMERPGGDMSRPALPELVLSQDLLGGSRVHGDSGGGRFDVVSEKGAFYLSAPDVVNTITIDVRHRTRALAFPAAQWQGVLDEAVDGRFSMECLRLYRGMFHSPAMRSALRSLWILCEEEGAPSRLLVRAAGCEILAEICRLGGTPFTPAKGGLATGAQRRCVDLMHARLSEDISLDELAAEAQLSPFHFARMFKQSVGVPPRAYLTRLRMERACELLEGTELSVTEIALEVGYSSNQVLARIFRKHQQMSPSDYRRIVRDPESSGASDWA, encoded by the coding sequence ATGTCTGCCCACCCGTCGTTCAATCACTGGTTCGCCCAGGGGCAACAGGCCACCTACGTGCGCACGCACAAGTCGCCAGGGGGGATCCTGCAGCTGCTTGAAATGGAACGGCCCGGCGGAGATATGTCCCGCCCGGCGCTGCCGGAGCTCGTGCTGTCCCAGGACCTGCTCGGTGGCAGTCGCGTCCACGGCGACTCGGGAGGCGGGCGCTTCGATGTGGTGAGCGAGAAGGGCGCTTTCTATCTTTCGGCCCCCGACGTGGTCAATACGATCACGATCGACGTCAGGCATCGGACCCGTGCCCTGGCGTTTCCAGCGGCCCAGTGGCAGGGCGTGCTCGACGAAGCGGTCGACGGCCGGTTTTCAATGGAATGCCTTCGACTTTACCGGGGAATGTTCCATTCGCCGGCAATGCGATCAGCGCTTCGGAGTCTGTGGATCTTGTGCGAGGAAGAAGGTGCGCCGTCCCGTCTGCTGGTGCGGGCCGCAGGTTGCGAAATCCTCGCCGAGATATGCCGGCTCGGGGGTACGCCATTCACTCCGGCGAAGGGCGGCCTTGCGACGGGAGCGCAGCGGCGTTGTGTGGACCTCATGCACGCGCGGCTGTCGGAGGACATCAGTCTGGACGAGCTTGCAGCGGAGGCGCAGCTCTCGCCGTTTCATTTCGCACGGATGTTCAAGCAGAGCGTCGGTGTTCCGCCCCGGGCCTATCTGACCCGGCTGAGGATGGAGCGGGCCTGCGAACTGCTCGAAGGGACCGAGCTGTCCGTCACCGAGATCGCCCTCGAGGTGGGTTACTCGTCCAACCAGGTCCTTGCTCGGATTTTCCGCAAACACCAGCAGATGAGCCCGTCCGACTATCGACGGATCGTTCGCGACCCGGAGTCCTCGGGCGCCAGCGATTGGGCATGA
- a CDS encoding alpha/beta fold hydrolase, whose protein sequence is MSITITPDGTRLFYKDWGPKDAQTVMFHHGWPLSADDWDSQMLYFLSRGYRVIAHDRRGHGRSDQTDAGNEMDTYAADVAAIVNTLNLHDVVHVGHSTGGGEVARYAARAERGRVAKVVLIGAVPPVMVKSDKNPDGIPLEVFDGFRDALARNRAQFYRDIPSGPFYGFNREKAEVSQGLVDNWWRQGMAGGAKAHYDCIKAFSETDFTDDLVAINVPVLFLHGEDDQIVPIRNSAYKAIHLVSDGTLKTYPGLSHGFFATHPEVVSADLLAFARA, encoded by the coding sequence ATGTCAATCACCATCACACCGGACGGAACCAGGCTTTTCTACAAGGACTGGGGGCCGAAAGACGCCCAGACCGTGATGTTTCACCATGGCTGGCCGCTGAGCGCCGACGACTGGGACAGTCAGATGCTGTACTTCCTGTCGCGCGGCTATCGCGTGATCGCACATGACAGGCGGGGCCATGGCCGATCCGACCAGACGGATGCCGGGAACGAGATGGACACCTACGCCGCGGACGTCGCGGCTATCGTCAACACCTTGAACCTCCACGATGTGGTCCATGTCGGCCACTCGACCGGGGGAGGCGAGGTCGCAAGGTATGCCGCCAGGGCCGAGCGCGGCCGCGTCGCGAAGGTGGTGCTGATCGGAGCCGTCCCGCCGGTGATGGTCAAATCGGACAAAAACCCGGATGGAATTCCGCTGGAGGTCTTCGACGGGTTCCGCGATGCACTTGCCCGGAACCGTGCGCAGTTCTACAGGGACATTCCCAGCGGCCCGTTTTATGGCTTCAACCGGGAGAAGGCGGAGGTCAGCCAGGGCCTGGTCGACAACTGGTGGCGGCAAGGCATGGCTGGCGGCGCGAAAGCCCACTACGACTGCATCAAGGCTTTCTCCGAGACCGACTTTACCGACGATCTCGTGGCCATCAACGTTCCGGTCCTGTTTCTGCACGGCGAGGACGATCAGATCGTCCCGATCAGAAACTCGGCCTACAAGGCAATCCATCTTGTAAGCGACGGCACGCTGAAGACCTATCCGGGTCTTTCGCACGGCTTTTTCGCTACCCATCCCGAGGTGGTGAGCGCCGATCTGCTTGCCTTTGCCCGGGCTTGA
- a CDS encoding antibiotic biosynthesis monooxygenase family protein, producing MITELALLRIRQHTNSAFETAFNGVAPLLRSAEGHLQHRLVRTLDQDDLYLLEVDWRDLAAHVEGFEPSDAHAGFMAALTPFLAGEPTVVHVPSRRFSPPPSGGHENF from the coding sequence ATGATCACCGAACTGGCGTTGCTGCGTATTCGCCAACACACGAACAGCGCGTTCGAAACGGCCTTCAACGGTGTGGCGCCCTTGCTTCGGAGCGCGGAAGGCCACCTGCAGCATCGCCTGGTCCGCACGCTGGACCAGGACGATCTGTATCTGCTCGAAGTCGACTGGCGGGATCTGGCGGCACATGTGGAGGGCTTCGAACCCAGTGATGCGCACGCCGGATTCATGGCTGCGCTCACTCCGTTCCTGGCCGGCGAACCCACCGTCGTCCATGTGCCGTCCAGGCGCTTCTCGCCGCCACCAAGCGGTGGTCACGAAAACTTCTGA
- a CDS encoding zinc-dependent alcohol dehydrogenase family protein: MSQTMKAMVLTRFGDAADSFEMRDVAVPAVGPRQVRVRVHATALNPLDYQIRRGDYAAHVSLPTITGHDVSGVIEEIGSDVTEFRPGDAVYYTPKIFSGWGSYAEQHVADVDLVGRKPENISHLEAASLTLAGGTVWEAFVTRAQLAMGETILIHGGAGGVGSLAIQVAKAMGARVITTARAKDHAFVRQLGADETIDFTSVDYVDAVQEITKGEGVNVVFDTIGGDTLTRSPLALADFGRVVSLVDIASPQNLIEAWGKNAAYHFVFTRQNRGKLDALTRLVERGQVKPVIGAVLPLARMGDAHELLENGARHSLRGKVAIDVAGAQ; the protein is encoded by the coding sequence ATGAGCCAGACGATGAAGGCCATGGTGTTGACCCGTTTCGGCGATGCCGCCGATTCGTTCGAAATGCGGGATGTCGCCGTGCCGGCCGTTGGACCGCGCCAGGTGCGGGTCCGCGTGCATGCGACGGCGCTGAACCCGCTCGACTACCAGATTCGCCGCGGCGATTACGCCGCGCATGTGTCGCTTCCGACGATCACCGGGCATGACGTCTCGGGTGTCATCGAGGAGATCGGCTCGGACGTGACCGAATTCCGACCGGGCGACGCGGTGTACTACACGCCGAAGATCTTCAGCGGCTGGGGTTCCTACGCCGAGCAGCATGTGGCCGACGTCGACCTCGTGGGCCGCAAGCCGGAGAACATCAGCCACCTCGAAGCAGCCAGCCTGACCCTGGCCGGGGGGACGGTATGGGAAGCCTTCGTCACCCGCGCCCAGCTGGCCATGGGCGAAACCATCCTGATCCACGGCGGAGCCGGCGGCGTGGGCTCGCTGGCCATCCAGGTGGCGAAGGCCATGGGCGCACGGGTGATCACCACCGCGCGAGCGAAGGATCACGCCTTCGTGCGGCAACTCGGGGCGGACGAGACGATCGATTTCACCTCGGTGGATTATGTGGATGCCGTGCAGGAGATCACCAAGGGCGAAGGTGTCAATGTCGTGTTCGACACCATCGGTGGCGACACGCTGACCCGCAGCCCCCTGGCGCTCGCCGACTTCGGCCGCGTGGTGAGTCTGGTGGACATTGCCTCGCCGCAGAATTTGATCGAGGCCTGGGGGAAGAACGCGGCCTACCACTTCGTCTTCACCCGCCAGAACCGCGGCAAGCTCGACGCGCTCACCCGTCTGGTGGAGCGTGGGCAGGTGAAGCCGGTGATCGGCGCGGTGCTTCCGCTGGCGCGCATGGGTGATGCCCATGAGCTGCTGGAGAATGGCGCGCGGCACAGCCTGCGCGGCAAGGTGGCCATCGACGTGGCGGGCGCGCAATGA
- a CDS encoding LysR family transcriptional regulator, with amino-acid sequence MDFRDLTLFVRVARLGSISAAARDLGLTPAAASARLASFEKELGARLVHRTTRQTTLTEDGSALLPHAEHLLDAAATARAVLGREQLSPRGVLRVAAPSSFARLHIVPALPDFMARYPDLRLDLRISDSVVDLVEGAFDVAVRYADLADSSFVARRLAPDRRVLVASPAYLARHGAPASPGDLDRHACLVVGTLDLWTFRDPHGEVIAKQVVPALRINDGTAVRDAASAGLGIALMATWVAADALRSGALVPVLRDFPLVSTQTLWAIYPSARELAPKVRVFIDWLVAQYGPQPPWDRELPV; translated from the coding sequence ATGGACTTTCGTGATCTGACTCTTTTCGTACGCGTCGCCCGTCTCGGCAGCATCAGCGCCGCTGCGCGCGACCTCGGGCTCACGCCCGCAGCGGCCAGCGCCCGCCTGGCATCGTTCGAAAAGGAGCTAGGTGCGCGGCTGGTGCACCGGACCACCCGACAGACGACGCTGACCGAGGACGGCAGCGCGCTGTTGCCGCATGCCGAGCATCTGTTGGATGCGGCCGCGACGGCCCGTGCGGTGCTGGGCCGGGAGCAGTTGTCGCCGCGTGGCGTGCTGCGGGTCGCGGCGCCGTCGTCGTTCGCGCGCTTGCACATCGTGCCCGCGCTGCCCGACTTCATGGCGCGCTACCCCGATCTCCGCCTCGACCTGCGGATCTCTGACAGCGTGGTGGATCTGGTCGAAGGCGCATTCGACGTCGCGGTGCGCTATGCAGACCTTGCGGATTCGTCGTTCGTGGCCAGGCGCCTCGCGCCGGATCGACGGGTGCTCGTGGCGTCGCCCGCTTACCTCGCCCGGCACGGCGCACCCGCATCCCCCGGTGATCTTGACCGGCATGCGTGTCTGGTGGTCGGGACACTCGATCTGTGGACGTTCCGCGATCCACACGGGGAGGTCATCGCGAAGCAGGTCGTGCCTGCCTTGCGCATCAACGATGGCACCGCGGTGCGCGATGCGGCTTCCGCGGGGCTCGGCATCGCACTGATGGCCACCTGGGTGGCGGCAGACGCACTGCGCAGCGGCGCGCTGGTGCCGGTACTCCGTGACTTTCCGCTGGTCTCGACGCAAACCCTCTGGGCGATCTACCCCAGCGCCCGCGAACTGGCGCCCAAGGTGCGGGTGTTCATCGACTGGCTGGTGGCGCAGTACGGTCCGCAGCCGCCGTGGGACCGGGAGCTACCGGTGTGA
- a CDS encoding SapC family protein: MKQLLIYERPVQLNRVTHRHHRVVATPGDFSFAAELNSVPLACVEFTPVTREYPILFAGNSVDAVVPAALLGLRSQQNLMIDDGGRWVEGAYVPAFLRRYPFVLAERDDGESEFTVCLDETHICEGGEAGMPLFDEEGQDSPLLSNALNFLQEYQVHLARTREFSATLASHELLVSRQVNVQTAGGEAFSLDGFFVVDEEKLRGLKGKALQELARSGDLGLIYAHLLSLGNVDLLVRALDSRSATAATH; this comes from the coding sequence GTGAAGCAGCTGCTCATCTACGAACGTCCGGTTCAGCTGAACCGGGTGACTCATCGCCACCATCGGGTGGTCGCTACGCCCGGCGATTTCAGCTTCGCCGCCGAACTCAATTCCGTACCACTGGCCTGCGTGGAGTTCACCCCGGTTACGCGCGAGTATCCGATTCTCTTCGCCGGCAACAGCGTCGATGCGGTGGTGCCGGCGGCCCTGCTGGGTCTGCGCAGCCAACAGAATCTGATGATCGACGACGGGGGTCGCTGGGTCGAAGGCGCCTATGTGCCGGCCTTCCTGCGCCGCTATCCCTTCGTGCTTGCCGAGCGTGATGACGGGGAGAGCGAGTTCACTGTGTGCCTGGATGAGACCCACATCTGCGAGGGCGGCGAGGCGGGTATGCCACTGTTCGACGAAGAGGGCCAGGACAGTCCTCTGTTGAGCAATGCGCTGAACTTCCTGCAGGAATACCAGGTCCATCTGGCTCGCACACGCGAGTTCAGCGCCACTCTGGCCAGCCACGAACTGCTGGTTTCGCGCCAGGTGAACGTCCAGACCGCGGGCGGGGAGGCGTTCTCGCTGGATGGCTTCTTCGTTGTCGACGAGGAGAAGCTGCGCGGACTCAAGGGCAAAGCGCTGCAGGAGCTGGCACGTTCCGGCGACCTGGGGTTGATCTACGCGCATCTGCTGTCGCTGGGCAATGTGGACCTGCTGGTCCGCGCGCTGGACAGCCGGTCGGCCACCGCCGCCACCCACTGA